A genomic window from Dechloromonas sp. A34 includes:
- a CDS encoding TRAP transporter large permease yields the protein MKIKRELWFGLALMAVILTVTVVFMPWSNMNNGHLGLLMLSLVVVAIMLGFPTAFTLMGMGVFFAWLAYRSGNPELATRQTLDLMVQRAYSVMSNDVLISIPLFVFMGYLVERANLIAKLFRSIELALARLPGALAVATLVTCAVFATASGIIGAVVTLMGLLAFPAMLKSGYNVSLSAGAITAGGCLGILIPPSVMLIVYGATAGVSVVQLYAGAFFPGLMLAGLYIVYVIVLAKLKPHLAPPLPMAERHIELPAEAKILNDRLGHRALSVLARAIVAKVPGVSRRYAAREMILAVLPLLVLLALLVGAWHLATRPLPVDDAQGLVAMGVAEGDASEMSGGLAEPPAEDGGLSEPPTEELKEPPGSAAVPETAAKTIVEEAAPAVAAERLPTPTWFYGIAAGAVVGAAVLYLLLSFVRLEIFKMLLTSFFPLAIMILSVLGSIVFGLATPTEAAAVGALGGFVLAAAYRRLTLSVVKESVFLTAKTSAMVCWLFVGSSIFSAAFALLGGQSLVEQWVLSLDMTPVQFMLLAQFIIFILGWPLEWTEIIVIFMPIFIPLLAHFNIDPLFFGLLVALNLQTAFLSPPVAMAAFYLKGVSPPHVTLNQIFLGMLPFMGIQVIALALLYIFPQIGLWLPHVLYK from the coding sequence ATGAAAATCAAGCGCGAACTCTGGTTCGGCCTCGCCCTGATGGCGGTGATCCTCACCGTGACGGTGGTCTTCATGCCGTGGAGCAACATGAACAACGGCCACCTCGGCTTGCTCATGCTCTCCCTGGTGGTGGTCGCCATCATGCTCGGTTTTCCGACCGCCTTCACGCTGATGGGCATGGGCGTCTTCTTCGCCTGGCTCGCCTACCGCAGCGGCAATCCGGAACTGGCGACGCGCCAGACGCTGGACCTGATGGTGCAGCGCGCCTACTCGGTGATGAGCAACGACGTGCTGATCTCCATCCCCCTGTTCGTTTTCATGGGCTATCTGGTCGAACGCGCCAACCTGATCGCCAAACTGTTCCGTTCGATCGAACTCGCGCTGGCCCGCCTGCCCGGCGCGCTGGCCGTGGCGACGCTGGTTACCTGTGCCGTTTTCGCGACGGCATCCGGCATCATCGGCGCCGTTGTCACGCTGATGGGCCTGCTGGCTTTTCCGGCCATGCTCAAGTCCGGCTACAACGTCTCGCTCTCGGCCGGGGCGATCACCGCCGGCGGCTGCCTAGGCATCCTGATCCCGCCCTCGGTGATGCTCATCGTCTATGGCGCGACGGCCGGCGTTTCCGTCGTCCAGCTCTATGCCGGCGCCTTCTTCCCCGGCCTCATGCTGGCCGGTCTGTACATCGTCTATGTGATTGTCCTCGCCAAGCTCAAGCCACACCTGGCGCCGCCCTTGCCGATGGCAGAACGGCATATCGAACTGCCGGCCGAAGCCAAAATCCTCAATGACCGCTTGGGCCATCGCGCGCTGTCGGTGCTGGCGCGGGCGATTGTGGCCAAGGTTCCCGGCGTCAGTCGCCGTTACGCAGCGCGTGAAATGATCCTCGCCGTGCTGCCCCTGCTGGTTCTGCTCGCCCTGCTGGTCGGCGCCTGGCACCTCGCGACGCGACCGCTGCCGGTCGACGATGCCCAGGGCCTGGTCGCGATGGGGGTGGCCGAAGGCGATGCCAGCGAGATGAGCGGTGGGCTGGCCGAACCGCCAGCCGAGGATGGCGGCCTCAGCGAGCCGCCGACCGAGGAATTGAAGGAGCCCCCGGGTAGCGCTGCCGTGCCCGAGACGGCGGCCAAAACCATTGTCGAAGAAGCAGCCCCCGCCGTCGCCGCCGAACGTTTGCCGACACCCACCTGGTTCTACGGCATCGCCGCGGGCGCAGTGGTTGGCGCTGCGGTGCTCTACTTGCTGCTCAGCTTCGTGCGCCTGGAAATTTTCAAGATGTTGCTGACCTCGTTCTTCCCGCTGGCGATCATGATTCTCTCAGTGCTCGGCAGCATCGTCTTCGGCCTCGCCACCCCGACCGAGGCGGCGGCCGTCGGAGCGCTCGGCGGCTTCGTGCTGGCCGCGGCCTATCGGCGGCTGACCCTGAGCGTGGTCAAGGAGTCGGTGTTCCTCACCGCCAAGACCTCGGCCATGGTGTGCTGGCTGTTCGTCGGCTCGTCGATCTTCTCGGCGGCCTTCGCGCTGCTCGGCGGGCAATCGCTGGTCGAGCAATGGGTCCTGTCGCTGGACATGACGCCGGTCCAGTTCATGCTGCTCGCCCAGTTCATCATCTTCATCCTCGGCTGGCCGCTGGAATGGACGGAGATCATCGTCATCTTCATGCCGATCTTCATCCCACTGCTCGCCCACTTCAACATCGACCCGCTGTTCTTCGGCCTGCTCGTGGCGCTCAACCTGCAGACCGCCTTCCTGTCGCCCCCGGTCGCGATGGCAGCCTTCTACCTGAAGGGAGTTTCGCCGCCGCACGTCACGCTGAACCAGATTTTCCTCGGCATGCTGCCCTTCATGGGCATCCAGGTTATCGCCCTGGCCCTGCTCTATATCTTCCCGCAGATCGGCCTCTGGTTGCCGCATGTGCTTTACAAGTAA
- a CDS encoding NAD(P)-dependent oxidoreductase: MDIGFIGLGLMGRPLAGHLANAGHSLHLWARRPAALEPFKDMAVQCHASAAEVARHAEVVITMVADAPDVREVILGADGIAAGARSGLIVVDMSTINPNAARQIGAELEARDIEFLDAPVSGGEVGAINATLTIMVGGKPEVFEKLKPLFEKMGKSITLIGGVGAGQVAKACNQILTGVGIAAVAEAFNFATRSGVDAGRVREALLGGFAYSRILENHGQRMLDRNFKPGFKAWMHQKDLRIVMEEAHRLGLMLPSSAATAQLFNALVGSGMGSDDSIAALKLLEMISMPE; this comes from the coding sequence ATGGATATCGGATTTATCGGCCTCGGCCTGATGGGCCGGCCGCTCGCCGGCCACCTGGCCAATGCCGGGCACAGCCTGCATCTATGGGCCCGCCGCCCGGCCGCTCTCGAACCGTTCAAGGACATGGCGGTGCAGTGCCATGCCTCGGCCGCCGAAGTCGCCCGGCACGCCGAGGTCGTCATCACGATGGTCGCCGATGCGCCCGACGTCCGCGAAGTCATTCTCGGCGCCGATGGCATCGCCGCCGGCGCCCGCTCCGGGCTGATCGTCGTCGACATGAGCACGATCAATCCGAATGCGGCCCGCCAGATCGGCGCCGAACTGGAAGCCCGCGACATCGAGTTCCTCGACGCGCCGGTCTCCGGCGGCGAGGTCGGTGCGATCAACGCCACCTTGACCATCATGGTCGGCGGCAAGCCCGAGGTCTTCGAAAAGCTCAAACCGCTGTTCGAGAAGATGGGCAAGTCGATCACCCTGATCGGCGGGGTCGGTGCCGGCCAGGTGGCCAAGGCATGCAACCAGATCCTGACCGGCGTCGGCATCGCGGCCGTGGCCGAAGCTTTCAACTTCGCGACGCGCAGCGGCGTCGATGCCGGGCGGGTGCGCGAGGCCCTGCTGGGCGGCTTCGCCTATTCGCGCATCCTCGAAAACCACGGCCAGCGCATGCTCGACCGCAACTTCAAGCCCGGCTTCAAGGCCTGGATGCACCAGAAGGACCTGCGCATCGTCATGGAAGAAGCCCACCGCCTCGGCCTGATGCTGCCCTCGTCAGCCGCCACCGCCCAACTGTTCAACGCCCTCGTCGGCAGTGGCATGGGCAGTGACGACTCGATCGCGGCGCTGAAACTGCTGGAAATGATATCGATGCCGGAATGA
- a CDS encoding HigA family addiction module antitoxin, whose translation MSRMHNPAHPGEVLKEWIPEGMTVTTAAEQLGVSRVTLSKILNGKAGISAEMALRLSAWLGTTPEVWLEMQSARDLWEAEQKPLPAVSPLRMAA comes from the coding sequence ATGAGCAGGATGCACAACCCCGCCCACCCCGGCGAAGTCCTCAAAGAGTGGATCCCGGAGGGCATGACGGTAACAACCGCGGCGGAACAGCTAGGCGTTTCTCGCGTGACGCTGTCCAAGATTTTGAACGGCAAAGCCGGGATTTCAGCTGAGATGGCCCTGCGCCTCTCGGCATGGCTGGGTACGACACCCGAGGTTTGGCTTGAAATGCAATCGGCGCGGGACTTGTGGGAAGCCGAGCAAAAACCGCTGCCGGCGGTCTCACCGCTTCGAATGGCAGCCTAA
- a CDS encoding pentapeptide repeat-containing protein — protein MPQESVTFATSKEVKKALAENEEIFRYCHFETAELEGGDSDGVFLSCTFQGFEWYWGIFNLGLFVGCKFERCTFRGTAFSGCRFVECSFTECQFLADNLGGLCSASETNLYGCSSTNCVGFNELFQSQKP, from the coding sequence ATGCCGCAGGAAAGCGTAACGTTTGCTACCTCTAAGGAAGTCAAGAAGGCTCTTGCCGAGAACGAGGAGATCTTTCGTTACTGTCACTTCGAAACAGCCGAACTGGAGGGCGGAGACTCAGATGGAGTCTTTCTTTCGTGTACCTTCCAAGGTTTCGAGTGGTATTGGGGCATCTTCAATTTGGGATTGTTTGTCGGCTGCAAATTTGAACGCTGTACGTTTCGCGGCACCGCTTTTTCTGGTTGCCGTTTTGTTGAGTGCTCATTCACCGAGTGTCAGTTTCTGGCTGATAACCTTGGTGGCTTATGTAGTGCATCCGAAACAAATCTCTATGGCTGCTCTTCAACAAATTGCGTGGGGTTCAATGAGCTGTTTCAGAGTCAAAAGCCCTAA
- a CDS encoding DUF2894 domain-containing protein, whose protein sequence is MRKSRPAGAPKAAPLPDIAPDAMIDALRARGANRFDPVRFRFIEALARRAATQPASVKHILEGKLAKLLLDYSARLELARNQAGDALAHSTGQFPAAADDLRQHHEAGDLGGLQRLIARLEAQGRSPLAELLAHIGQHPPEVPFDGSAIAPRAAIEPPGELKALSYFRSTWSQLSVDQQLTQALAQVPDNAGPLNSHRLALQSLKLMRDVSPDYLKRFMSYVDALFWLDQTEIVRNPGQKNATDGDKKRKSTRRNAG, encoded by the coding sequence ATGCGCAAATCCCGGCCAGCCGGAGCCCCCAAAGCCGCCCCGCTCCCGGACATCGCGCCCGATGCGATGATCGATGCCCTGCGGGCGCGGGGTGCCAATCGCTTCGATCCCGTCCGCTTCCGTTTCATCGAAGCCCTGGCCCGGCGCGCAGCCACCCAGCCCGCCTCGGTCAAACACATTCTGGAGGGCAAGCTGGCCAAGCTGCTGCTCGATTACAGCGCACGCCTCGAGCTGGCCCGGAACCAGGCAGGGGACGCACTGGCCCACAGCACCGGGCAATTCCCGGCTGCTGCCGACGATCTGCGCCAGCACCACGAAGCCGGCGACCTCGGCGGCCTGCAGCGGCTCATCGCTCGCCTGGAAGCGCAGGGCCGCAGCCCCTTGGCCGAACTGCTCGCCCATATCGGGCAGCACCCGCCGGAAGTCCCGTTTGACGGCTCGGCAATCGCCCCCCGGGCGGCGATCGAGCCCCCCGGCGAACTGAAAGCCCTGAGCTATTTCCGCAGCACCTGGTCGCAGCTCAGCGTCGATCAGCAACTGACCCAGGCCCTGGCCCAAGTGCCCGACAATGCCGGTCCCCTCAACTCCCACCGCCTTGCGCTCCAATCGCTGAAGCTGATGCGCGACGTTTCGCCGGACTACCTCAAGCGCTTCATGTCCTACGTCGATGCCTTGTTCTGGCTGGACCAGACGGAGATCGTCCGCAACCCGGGGCAAAAGAATGCTACGGACGGCGACAAGAAACGAAAATCGACACGGCGCAACGCCGGGTAA
- a CDS encoding OmpA family protein: MNEIDANSEHSAPVWAVFGDLMAGLLGAFVLILVGVLGVQMELASNLEAEIKKRQAEEQRRQALEKALAIPLASGRVTLNNGRIGISGSVLFALNSEQLQPEGRQVLKGLAAPLAAYLGARGEMLMVSGFTDDRPVLGSNQQFADNWELSAQRALTVTRTLIAEGVPAASIFAAAFGPEQPVASNADAEGRSKNRRVEMAPVPKSAPGN, encoded by the coding sequence ATGAACGAAATCGACGCCAACAGCGAGCACTCGGCGCCGGTCTGGGCCGTCTTCGGCGACCTGATGGCCGGCCTGCTCGGGGCCTTCGTGCTGATCCTGGTCGGCGTCCTCGGCGTGCAGATGGAACTGGCGAGCAACCTCGAAGCCGAGATCAAGAAACGGCAGGCCGAGGAGCAACGACGCCAGGCTCTGGAAAAGGCCCTGGCGATTCCCCTGGCCTCCGGCCGCGTAACGCTGAACAACGGCCGCATCGGGATCAGCGGTAGTGTGCTGTTTGCCCTGAATTCCGAGCAGTTGCAGCCCGAGGGCCGGCAAGTCCTCAAGGGGCTGGCCGCGCCGCTCGCCGCCTACCTCGGGGCGCGCGGCGAAATGCTGATGGTCAGTGGCTTCACCGACGACCGGCCGGTGCTCGGCAGCAACCAGCAGTTCGCCGACAACTGGGAACTCTCCGCCCAGCGCGCCCTGACCGTGACCCGCACATTGATCGCCGAAGGCGTTCCCGCGGCCTCGATCTTCGCCGCCGCCTTCGGTCCCGAGCAGCCGGTGGCCTCGAATGCCGACGCCGAAGGACGCTCCAAAAACCGGCGCGTCGAAATGGCGCCGGTGCCGAAATCGGCCCCGGGGAACTAG